Proteins encoded in a region of the Streptomyces sp. NBC_01471 genome:
- a CDS encoding elongation factor G-like protein EF-G2, with the protein MGDKASTHPGAAGRVATAVRPASVRNVVLVGHSGSGKTTLVEALALTAGAVSRAGRVEDGQTVSDYDEIEHRRQRSVQLSVVPVEWDGIKINLIDTPGYADFVGELRAGLRAADAALFVVSAAQEADSVDGATRAVWEECAAVGMPRAIVVTHLDTARTGYAELTRLCGRIFGGDDPDAVLPLYLPLYGAPGPDGHAPVTGLAGLLTRRLFGYTAGERTESAPGEAELPPMEEARNRLIEGIIAESEDETLMDRYLGGEEIDTGTVITDLERAVARGVFHPVLAAAPAVSGGRQGLGTVELLELITRGFPAPPEREAPAVTTPDGAPHAAASCDPGGPLVAEVIKTASDPYVGRVSLVRVFSGTLRPDETVHVSGHSQAGHGRADRDGGAGRDTDERTGALSAPFGRRQSPLHECVAGDIACVAGLSRAETGDTLSGKDDPLVMEAWTLPEPLLPLAVAAHGKADEDKLSQGLTRLVTEDPTMRLEQNPDTRQLVLWCLGEAQRDVALERLQGRYGVRVDAEPYRVSLRETFGGPAEGRGRHVKQSGGHGQFAICAIEVDPLPSGSGIEFVDRVVGGSVPRQFIPSVEKGVRAQAARGVAAGHPLVDVRITLRDGKAHSVDSSDAAFQTAGALALREAAGRVPIHLLEPVISVRVLVPDEFVGPVMSDLSGRRGRVVGTEQTVPGRTLVRAEVPEIEIGRYAVDLRSLSHGTGRFTRSYVRHEPMPPQVADRVREQARSGS; encoded by the coding sequence ATGGGCGACAAGGCGAGCACACATCCCGGAGCCGCCGGCAGAGTGGCGACGGCCGTCCGGCCCGCCTCCGTACGGAACGTGGTCCTGGTCGGCCACAGCGGATCCGGCAAGACCACCCTGGTCGAGGCCCTGGCACTGACCGCGGGAGCGGTCAGCCGGGCCGGCCGGGTGGAGGACGGCCAGACCGTCTCCGACTACGACGAGATCGAACACCGCAGGCAGCGGTCGGTACAGCTCTCGGTCGTCCCCGTCGAGTGGGACGGCATCAAGATCAATCTGATCGACACACCCGGCTATGCCGATTTCGTCGGCGAACTGCGGGCCGGTCTGCGCGCGGCGGACGCGGCCCTGTTCGTCGTGTCGGCCGCCCAGGAAGCGGACAGCGTCGACGGCGCGACGCGTGCGGTCTGGGAGGAGTGCGCGGCCGTCGGGATGCCGCGGGCCATCGTGGTCACGCATCTGGACACGGCCCGCACCGGATACGCCGAGCTGACCCGGTTGTGCGGCCGGATCTTCGGCGGCGACGACCCCGACGCGGTGCTCCCCCTGTACCTCCCGCTGTACGGAGCGCCAGGGCCGGACGGGCACGCCCCGGTGACGGGTCTCGCGGGGCTGCTCACCCGGCGGCTGTTCGGCTACACGGCCGGGGAGCGCACGGAGAGCGCGCCGGGCGAGGCCGAGCTGCCGCCGATGGAGGAGGCCCGCAACCGGCTGATCGAGGGGATCATCGCGGAGAGCGAGGACGAGACCCTCATGGACCGCTATCTCGGCGGCGAGGAGATCGACACCGGGACGGTCATCACGGATCTGGAGCGGGCGGTCGCCCGCGGTGTCTTCCACCCGGTGCTCGCCGCAGCGCCCGCGGTGTCCGGCGGGCGGCAGGGGCTCGGCACGGTCGAACTGCTCGAACTGATCACCCGGGGTTTCCCCGCGCCGCCGGAGCGCGAGGCTCCGGCGGTCACCACCCCGGATGGCGCCCCGCACGCCGCGGCGAGCTGCGATCCGGGCGGGCCGCTCGTCGCCGAGGTGATCAAGACGGCGTCCGATCCGTATGTGGGCCGGGTCTCCCTGGTGCGGGTCTTCTCCGGGACCCTGCGGCCCGACGAGACGGTGCATGTGTCCGGCCACAGCCAGGCGGGCCACGGCCGCGCCGACCGGGACGGCGGCGCCGGCCGCGACACCGACGAGCGGACCGGCGCGCTCTCGGCACCCTTCGGCCGACGGCAGAGCCCGCTGCACGAGTGCGTCGCGGGGGACATCGCCTGCGTCGCCGGACTGAGCCGGGCGGAGACCGGTGACACGCTGTCCGGCAAGGACGACCCGCTGGTGATGGAGGCGTGGACCCTGCCGGAGCCGCTCCTTCCACTCGCTGTCGCCGCCCATGGCAAGGCGGACGAGGACAAGCTCTCGCAGGGACTCACCCGGCTGGTCACCGAGGACCCGACCATGCGTCTTGAGCAGAACCCGGACACCCGTCAGCTGGTGCTCTGGTGTCTCGGCGAGGCGCAGCGGGACGTCGCGCTGGAGCGGTTGCAGGGCCGCTACGGGGTCCGGGTGGACGCCGAGCCGTACCGGGTCTCGCTGCGCGAGACGTTCGGCGGGCCCGCCGAGGGGCGCGGCAGGCACGTCAAACAGTCGGGCGGCCACGGCCAGTTCGCGATCTGCGCGATCGAGGTGGATCCGCTGCCCTCCGGCTCGGGGATCGAGTTCGTCGACCGGGTCGTGGGCGGTTCGGTGCCCCGGCAGTTCATTCCGTCCGTCGAGAAGGGGGTCCGCGCACAGGCGGCCCGGGGCGTAGCGGCCGGACACCCGCTCGTCGACGTGCGTATCACCCTGCGGGACGGAAAGGCCCACTCCGTGGACTCCTCGGACGCGGCGTTCCAGACGGCGGGGGCGCTGGCCCTGCGGGAGGCGGCGGGCCGGGTCCCGATCCATCTGCTGGAGCCCGTGATCTCGGTCCGGGTCCTGGTGCCGGACGAGTTCGTGGGCCCGGTGATGAGCGATCTCTCCGGGCGGCGCGGACGGGTGGTGGGCACCGAGCAGACGGTGCCGGGCCGCACCCTGGTCCGCGCCGAGGTGCCGGAGATCGAGATCGGCCGGTACGCCGTCGACCTGCGCTCGCTCTCGCACGGCACCGGTCGGTTCACGCGCTCGTACGTACGCCACGAGCCGATGCCCCCGCAGGTGGCCGACCGGGTGCGCGAACAGGCGCGGAGCGGTTCGTGA
- the pgsA gene encoding phosphatidylinositol phosphate synthase, translating to MLNKYARAFFTRVLTPFASFLLRIGVSPDAVTLIGTAGVMAGALVFFPRGEFFWGTIVITLFVFSDLVDGNMARQAGISSRWGAFLDSTLDRVADGAIFSGFALWYAGTGDNNLMCAVALFCLASGQVVSYTKARGESIGLPVAVNGLIERAERLVISLVAAGLAGLHKFGVPGIQILLPIALWIVAVGSLITLVQRVVTVRRESAEADAAAAAEATAHGGEAV from the coding sequence ATGCTGAACAAGTACGCGCGTGCATTCTTTACGCGTGTCCTCACGCCGTTCGCCTCATTCCTGCTCCGGATCGGGGTCAGCCCCGACGCGGTGACGCTGATCGGTACGGCCGGGGTGATGGCGGGTGCGCTGGTCTTCTTCCCCAGGGGAGAGTTCTTCTGGGGCACGATCGTCATCACGCTCTTCGTCTTCTCCGACCTCGTCGACGGCAACATGGCGCGCCAGGCCGGGATTTCGAGCCGCTGGGGGGCCTTCCTCGACTCGACCCTCGACCGGGTCGCGGACGGGGCGATCTTCTCCGGCTTCGCCCTCTGGTACGCGGGCACCGGCGACAACAACCTGATGTGCGCGGTGGCCCTCTTCTGCCTCGCGAGCGGCCAGGTGGTCTCGTACACCAAGGCCCGGGGCGAGTCGATCGGACTTCCGGTCGCCGTGAACGGGCTGATCGAACGGGCCGAACGGCTGGTCATCTCGCTCGTCGCCGCCGGTTTGGCCGGGCTGCACAAGTTCGGCGTGCCCGGGATCCAGATCCTGCTGCCGATCGCGCTGTGGATCGTGGCGGTGGGCAGCCTGATCACCCTGGTGCAGCGGGTCGTCACCGTACGCAGGGAGTCCGCGGAGGCCGACGCCGCGGCGGCTGCCGAAGCCACCGCGCACGGCGGCGAGGCGGTATGA
- a CDS encoding phosphatidylinositol mannoside acyltransferase — translation MRERLTDALYGLGWGAVKKLPEPVATRLGRRIADTVWKRRGKSVLRLESNLARVVPDAGPARLAELSRAGMRSYMRYWMESFRLPAWSADRVRDGFDVDDVHHLTDGLAAGKGVILALPHMGNYDLAGAWVTTRLGVPFTTVAERLKPETLYDRFVAYREGLGMEVLPHTGGSAFGTLARRLRDGGLVCLVADRDLSASGVEVQFFGEATRMPAGPALLAQQTGALLLPVTLWYDGSPVMRGRVHPPVDVPASGTRPEKTSVMAQALADAFATGIAEHPEDWHMLQRLWLADLECRQEPS, via the coding sequence ATGAGGGAGCGGCTGACGGACGCCCTGTACGGGCTCGGCTGGGGGGCGGTCAAGAAGCTGCCCGAACCGGTCGCCACACGGCTCGGCCGGCGCATCGCGGACACGGTCTGGAAGCGGCGCGGCAAGAGCGTGCTGCGGCTGGAATCCAACCTGGCCCGGGTCGTGCCGGACGCCGGTCCCGCCCGGCTCGCCGAGCTGTCCCGGGCCGGCATGCGCTCGTACATGCGGTACTGGATGGAGTCCTTCCGGCTGCCGGCGTGGAGCGCCGACCGGGTCCGCGACGGCTTCGACGTCGACGACGTCCACCATCTGACGGACGGTCTTGCCGCCGGTAAGGGCGTCATACTCGCGCTGCCGCACATGGGCAACTACGACCTCGCGGGCGCCTGGGTCACCACCAGGCTGGGCGTGCCGTTCACCACGGTCGCCGAGCGGCTCAAGCCCGAGACGCTCTACGACCGGTTCGTGGCCTACCGCGAGGGCCTGGGCATGGAGGTCCTGCCGCACACCGGCGGTTCCGCCTTCGGCACGCTGGCCAGGCGGCTGCGGGACGGGGGCCTGGTCTGTCTGGTCGCCGACCGTGACCTCTCCGCATCGGGTGTCGAGGTCCAGTTCTTCGGCGAGGCGACCCGGATGCCCGCAGGCCCCGCGCTGCTCGCCCAGCAGACCGGAGCGCTGCTGCTGCCGGTCACCCTCTGGTACGACGGTTCGCCGGTCATGCGCGGCCGTGTCCATCCGCCCGTGGACGTACCCGCTTCGGGTACGCGCCCCGAGAAGACCTCGGTGATGGCACAGGCCCTCGCCGACGCCTTCGCCACCGGAATCGCCGAGCACCCGGAGGACTGGCACATGCTCCAGCGCCTCTGGCTCGCCGACCTGGAGTGCCGTCAGGAGCCTTCGTGA